The following are encoded together in the Streptomyces sp. NBC_00358 genome:
- a CDS encoding class I SAM-dependent methyltransferase, with product MWATAVGVARVRALETERENALFRDPLAQAFATAGGLWPPSPPLPDDEAARRRRLAVSFSIVIRTKFLDDLLRQASASGVRQVVLLGAGMDSRAFRIDWPEGTRLFEVDTAAPLDFKASVLRQERAVARCERITVAVDLREDWPGALAAAGHDPAVPTAWIAEGLLIYLPEDAVELLLARISAQSAAGSRMGLTLGSRGVIERFGADAVPGSAASMWISEMPDDPVGWLAGHGWEADSHTLRERAAAYGRPISTPPQREERPGGLISAVRR from the coding sequence GTGTGGGCCACGGCGGTGGGGGTGGCCAGGGTGCGGGCGCTGGAGACGGAGCGGGAGAACGCACTGTTCCGCGACCCACTGGCACAGGCCTTCGCCACCGCCGGCGGCCTGTGGCCCCCCTCGCCGCCGCTGCCCGATGACGAGGCCGCACGACGCCGCCGGCTGGCCGTGTCGTTCTCCATCGTCATCAGGACGAAGTTCCTCGACGACCTGTTGCGGCAGGCCTCCGCGTCCGGGGTCCGGCAGGTCGTGCTGCTCGGCGCCGGCATGGACAGCCGGGCCTTCCGGATCGACTGGCCCGAGGGCACCCGGCTGTTCGAGGTCGACACCGCCGCGCCACTGGACTTCAAGGCTTCGGTGCTGCGCCAGGAGCGGGCCGTCGCACGCTGCGAGCGGATCACCGTCGCGGTGGATCTGCGTGAGGACTGGCCGGGCGCGCTGGCCGCCGCGGGGCACGACCCGGCCGTGCCGACCGCCTGGATCGCCGAAGGACTGCTGATCTATCTGCCCGAGGACGCGGTGGAGCTGCTGCTGGCCCGGATCAGCGCGCAGTCGGCGGCAGGCAGTCGGATGGGGCTGACGTTGGGCTCGCGCGGCGTGATCGAGCGCTTCGGCGCGGACGCCGTGCCGGGATCGGCGGCGTCCATGTGGATCTCGGAGATGCCCGACGACCCGGTGGGCTGGCTGGCCGGGCACGGCTGGGAGGCCGACAGCCACACCCTGCGCGAGCGCGCTGCCGCCTACGGCCGTCCGATCAGCACCCCGCCGCAGCGCGAGGAGCGGCCCGGCGGGCTGATCTCGGCGGTCCGCCGGTAG
- a CDS encoding MFS transporter, whose protein sequence is MNTPHETGTAPAAADSPAMRSPGSPRSLREAWVALAGLSAVFLFEMLDNSILNVALPTIGRELHASTIALQWVTGVYAVTFGGLMLVFGAIADRFGRRRIMLIGLALLGVAGLATAFVDTPAQLIAVRAVMGVAAAMTTPGSMALAFRLFDEDSLRVRATTLISTVGLVGLAIGPTTGGFVLAVAPWQVLLLVNVPIALLAAICVRTGVAEDEAADLHRDPVDILGAVLGTATIALALVAPTLFVNEGTASGVPWAATVAALVAAILFVLRERSARYPLLDLEIVARPLVSSGLAYKAAAGLATAGLGYMVTLQLQLDWGWTPALAAVGLLPQVVVLVAGGAFVGPFVKRVGLDRAAWLSATAVVFGLAVYALLGRFGYVWVAIALVLVAAGMRVVGVVAGVNVLRGLPKNRTTIGAALTDTATEVTSGVGIAVTGTILAALFTGDIATAHWSARQSAQFQEAVTIAGLTLTVVAATLVGWGLLRTRGAAEGSADTPRSAS, encoded by the coding sequence GTGAATACTCCCCACGAGACCGGAACCGCGCCCGCGGCGGCGGACTCCCCAGCAATGCGTTCTCCCGGCTCGCCCAGGTCCTTGCGTGAGGCCTGGGTCGCCTTGGCCGGACTGTCGGCGGTCTTCCTGTTCGAGATGCTGGACAACTCGATCCTGAACGTCGCACTGCCCACGATCGGCCGGGAGCTGCACGCTTCGACGATCGCGCTGCAGTGGGTGACCGGCGTGTACGCGGTCACCTTCGGCGGGTTGATGCTCGTCTTCGGCGCGATCGCCGACCGGTTCGGCCGACGACGGATCATGCTCATCGGGCTGGCGCTGCTCGGCGTCGCCGGCCTCGCGACCGCTTTCGTCGACACCCCGGCACAACTGATCGCCGTTCGCGCGGTGATGGGCGTCGCGGCGGCCATGACGACTCCGGGATCGATGGCGCTGGCCTTCCGGCTGTTCGACGAGGACAGTCTGCGTGTCCGTGCGACGACCCTCATCTCGACCGTCGGCCTGGTCGGGCTCGCGATCGGCCCCACAACGGGTGGCTTCGTGCTCGCGGTCGCGCCCTGGCAGGTGCTGCTGCTGGTGAACGTGCCGATCGCCCTGCTCGCCGCCATCTGCGTACGGACCGGCGTAGCCGAGGACGAAGCGGCTGATCTCCACCGCGACCCGGTGGACATCCTCGGTGCGGTGCTGGGCACGGCGACGATCGCCCTCGCACTCGTGGCGCCGACGCTGTTCGTGAACGAGGGCACCGCATCAGGTGTCCCCTGGGCGGCGACGGTGGCGGCCCTCGTCGCGGCGATCCTGTTCGTCCTCCGCGAGCGTTCGGCGCGCTACCCGCTCCTCGACCTCGAAATCGTCGCCCGGCCTCTCGTCTCGAGCGGCCTGGCGTACAAGGCGGCGGCCGGGCTGGCGACCGCCGGCCTCGGCTACATGGTGACGCTGCAACTGCAGCTCGACTGGGGGTGGACGCCCGCGCTCGCCGCCGTCGGGCTGCTGCCACAGGTCGTCGTCCTCGTCGCCGGCGGCGCGTTCGTGGGTCCGTTCGTCAAGCGGGTCGGTCTCGACCGGGCCGCGTGGCTCAGTGCCACGGCGGTCGTGTTCGGGCTCGCCGTCTACGCTCTGCTGGGCCGTTTCGGATACGTGTGGGTCGCGATCGCCCTCGTGCTCGTGGCCGCCGGGATGCGCGTGGTCGGTGTGGTCGCCGGGGTCAACGTGCTCCGTGGTCTGCCGAAGAACCGCACCACGATCGGTGCGGCGCTCACCGACACCGCGACCGAAGTCACCTCGGGCGTCGGCATAGCCGTCACCGGCACGATTCTCGCGGCGCTCTTCACAGGCGACATCGCCACGGCGCACTGGAGCGCCCGGCAGTCCGCGCAATTCCAGGAGGCGGTCACGATCGCCGGCCTCACGCTCACCGTCGTGGCCGCGACGCTCGTCGGCTGGGGTCTCCTGCGCACGCGAGGCGCGGCAGAGGGCTCAGCGGACACGCCCCGGTCCGCTTCGTAG
- a CDS encoding TetR/AcrR family transcriptional regulator — protein MPERRRGAALEKALLDAAWEELTATGYARFTMDAVVQRAGTSPSVLYRRWSDRDELVRATIVHVLRENVLDLPDTGSLREDVLTLMREINATRVQLLTVMSVHLADYYQATGRNPGELHDPVTTGRTNSVDVLYDRAVDRGEIRPERLTERIKSLPFDLLRHEILSTFAAVPDHVLEEIVDTVLLPLVR, from the coding sequence ATGCCTGAGCGGCGCCGCGGAGCGGCACTCGAGAAGGCGCTTCTCGACGCGGCCTGGGAAGAACTCACGGCCACCGGCTACGCCCGGTTCACCATGGACGCCGTGGTCCAGCGCGCGGGCACCAGCCCCTCCGTCCTCTACCGCCGCTGGTCCGACCGCGACGAACTGGTCCGGGCGACCATCGTCCACGTCCTGAGGGAGAACGTCCTCGACCTTCCCGACACGGGAAGCCTGCGGGAGGACGTCCTCACTCTCATGCGGGAGATCAACGCCACCCGCGTCCAGCTCCTCACCGTCATGAGCGTGCACCTGGCCGACTACTACCAGGCGACCGGCAGAAACCCCGGCGAACTGCACGACCCCGTCACCACCGGACGCACGAATTCAGTCGACGTCCTCTACGACCGTGCCGTCGACCGCGGTGAGATCAGACCCGAACGCCTCACCGAACGCATCAAGTCCCTCCCCTTCGACCTGCTGCGCCACGAGATCCTCAGCACCTTCGCCGCCGTGCCCGACCATGTCCTCGAAGAGATCGTCGACACCGTCCTCCTCCCACTGGTGCGCTGA